In a single window of the Acipenser ruthenus chromosome 42, fAciRut3.2 maternal haplotype, whole genome shotgun sequence genome:
- the LOC117401090 gene encoding calcitonin gene-related peptide type 1 receptor-like isoform X2 translates to MERGQLLWILLLPLVTEVPAGALVSLEPLSAVSATPQSVVPMGVSRAQILSAQFECYLKILRDPPYRGDGPYCNRTWDGWMCWEDTPPGNKAVQFCPQYFQDFDPLEKVTKVCNEDGQWFRHPESNRTWSNYTLCSAFTRAKLKMAYSKYYLAITGHCLSLVSLFISLCIFFYFKSLSCQRISLHKNLFLSFILDSIVTIICLSAVANNHEHETHNTAGCKVLQFLYLYTMGCNYFWMLCEGIYLHTLIIVAVFVEEQQMCWYYILGWGFPLIPAVIHAVARLLFFNDNCWISAATHLLYIIHGPICVALLVNLFFLLNIVRVLITKLKVTHQAESSTYMKAVRATLILVPLLGIQFVLLPWKPEWRLAEEIYEYIMHIFMHYQGLLVATIFCFCNGERGPASTALVSCPGHCSPSQRAEWRHWACSPWECLPALQSLSFRTASWTLQGPCQPLTGPHPALQPLSSCCCL, encoded by the exons ATGGAGAGAGGACAGCTGCTGTGGATTCTGTTGTTGCCGCTGGTAACAGAG GTTCCTGCGGGGGCGCTGGTGTCCTTGGAGCCGCTGTCAGCCGTGTCTGCCACCCCCCAGTCTGTGGTGCCCATGGGGGTGTCGAGGGCACAGATCCTGTCTGCCCAGTTCGAGTGCTACCTGAAGATCCTCAGGGACCCCCCCTACCGGGGAGACG GACCCTACTGTAACCGCACGTGGGATGGCTGGATGTGCTGGGAGGACACCCCGCCCGGGAACAAGGCTGTCCAGTTCTGCCCTCAATACTTCCAGGACTTCGATCCCTTGG AAAAGGTGACGAAGGTTTGTAATGAAGACGGACAGTGGTTTCGTCACCCGGAGAGTAACCGCACCTGGTCCAATTACACCCTGTGTTCTGCCTTCACCAGGGCCAAACTCAAG ATGGCATACAGCAAGTACTACCTGGCCATTACCGGACACTGCCTCTCTCTGGTATCCCTCTTCATCTCGCTCTGCATCTTCTTCTACTTCAA GAGTTTGAGTTGCCAGCGCATCTCTCTTCACAAGAACCTGTTCCTGTCCTTCATCCTCGACTCCATCGTCACCATCATCTGCCTTTCTGCCGTGGCTAATAACCACGAGCACGAGACTCACAACACG GCTGGCTGCAAGGTGCTGCAGTTTCTGTATCTCTACACCATGGGCTGTAACTACTTCTGGATGCTGTGTGAGGGGATCTACCTGCACACCCTCATCATCGTGGCCGTGTTCGTGGAGGAGCAGCAGATGTGCTGGTACTATATCCTGGGCTGGG GATTCCCTCTGATCCCAGCCGTCATCCATGCAGTGGCCAGACTGCTTTTCTTCAATGACAA CTGCTGGATCAGCGCTGCCACTCATCTCCTGTACATCATCCACGGACCGATCTGCGTGGCCCTGTTG GTGAACCTGTTTTTCCTGCTCAATATCGTGCGGGTCCTCATCACCAAGCTCAAGGTCACTCACCAGGCTGAGTCCAGCACTTACATGAAGGCTGTGCGAGCCACGCTCATCCTGGTACCCCTGCTGGGGATCCAGTTCGtcctgttgccatggaaaccggAGTGGCGACTGGCCGAGGAGATCTACGAGTACATCATGCACATCTTCATGCACTACCAG GGCCTGCTGGTCGCCACTATCTTCTGCTTCTGTAACGGAGAG CGTGGCCCGGCATCCACAGCCCTCGTTTCCTGTCCCGGGCATTGTTCCCCTTCCCAGAGGGCCGAGTGGCGGCACTGGGCCTGTTCTCCATGGGAGTGCCTTCCTGCGTTGCAAAGTCTTTCCTTCAGAACTGCCTCATGGACCCTGCAGGGACCCTGTCAGCCACTCACCGGTCCGCACCCTGCCCTGCAGCCATTATCCAGCTGCTGCTGTTTATAG
- the LOC117401090 gene encoding calcitonin gene-related peptide type 1 receptor-like isoform X3 codes for MERGQLLWILLLPLVTEQVPAGALVSLEPLSAVSATPQSVVPMGVSRAQILSAQFECYLKILRDPPYRGDGPYCNRTWDGWMCWEDTPPGNKAVQFCPQYFQDFDPLEKVTKVCNEDGQWFRHPESNRTWSNYTLCSAFTRAKLKMAYSKYYLAITGHCLSLVSLFISLCIFFYFKSLSCQRISLHKNLFLSFILDSIVTIICLSAVANNHEHETHNTAGCKVLQFLYLYTMGCNYFWMLCEGIYLHTLIIVAVFVEEQQMCWYYILGWGFPLIPAVIHAVARLLFFNDNCWISAATHLLYIIHGPICVALLVNLFFLLNIVRVLITKLKVTHQAESSTYMKAVRATLILVPLLGIQFVLLPWKPEWRLAEEIYEYIMHIFMHYQGLLVATIFCFCNGEVQAALKREWLHYKDQCSGRLMSNDLHSSYHTSSVVELSRSHGTKHSTNGKNCPAGESVALKPDGTLT; via the exons ATGGAGAGAGGACAGCTGCTGTGGATTCTGTTGTTGCCGCTGGTAACAGAG CAGGTTCCTGCGGGGGCGCTGGTGTCCTTGGAGCCGCTGTCAGCCGTGTCTGCCACCCCCCAGTCTGTGGTGCCCATGGGGGTGTCGAGGGCACAGATCCTGTCTGCCCAGTTCGAGTGCTACCTGAAGATCCTCAGGGACCCCCCCTACCGGGGAGACG GACCCTACTGTAACCGCACGTGGGATGGCTGGATGTGCTGGGAGGACACCCCGCCCGGGAACAAGGCTGTCCAGTTCTGCCCTCAATACTTCCAGGACTTCGATCCCTTGG AAAAGGTGACGAAGGTTTGTAATGAAGACGGACAGTGGTTTCGTCACCCGGAGAGTAACCGCACCTGGTCCAATTACACCCTGTGTTCTGCCTTCACCAGGGCCAAACTCAAG ATGGCATACAGCAAGTACTACCTGGCCATTACCGGACACTGCCTCTCTCTGGTATCCCTCTTCATCTCGCTCTGCATCTTCTTCTACTTCAA GAGTTTGAGTTGCCAGCGCATCTCTCTTCACAAGAACCTGTTCCTGTCCTTCATCCTCGACTCCATCGTCACCATCATCTGCCTTTCTGCCGTGGCTAATAACCACGAGCACGAGACTCACAACACG GCTGGCTGCAAGGTGCTGCAGTTTCTGTATCTCTACACCATGGGCTGTAACTACTTCTGGATGCTGTGTGAGGGGATCTACCTGCACACCCTCATCATCGTGGCCGTGTTCGTGGAGGAGCAGCAGATGTGCTGGTACTATATCCTGGGCTGGG GATTCCCTCTGATCCCAGCCGTCATCCATGCAGTGGCCAGACTGCTTTTCTTCAATGACAA CTGCTGGATCAGCGCTGCCACTCATCTCCTGTACATCATCCACGGACCGATCTGCGTGGCCCTGTTG GTGAACCTGTTTTTCCTGCTCAATATCGTGCGGGTCCTCATCACCAAGCTCAAGGTCACTCACCAGGCTGAGTCCAGCACTTACATGAAGGCTGTGCGAGCCACGCTCATCCTGGTACCCCTGCTGGGGATCCAGTTCGtcctgttgccatggaaaccggAGTGGCGACTGGCCGAGGAGATCTACGAGTACATCATGCACATCTTCATGCACTACCAG GGCCTGCTGGTCGCCACTATCTTCTGCTTCTGTAACGGAGAG GTCCAGGCAGCTCTGAAGAGGGAGTGGCTGCATTATAAAGATCAGTGCAGTGGAAGGCTGATGAGCAATGACTTGCACTCCAGCTACCACACCTCATCCGTGGTGGAGCTGAGCAGGAGCCACGGCACCAAACACAGCACCAACGGCAAGAACTGTCCCGCGGGGGAGAGCGTGGCCCTGAAACCTGACGGGACCCTCACCTGA
- the LOC117400959 gene encoding transmembrane protein 106C-like produces the protein MVQRPAMGSCQSHGGFRPLAESSRTEGDKDDDSLDGQDRQDDIAQFPYVEFTGRDSITCPTCQGTGRIPTGQVNELVALIPYSDQRLRPQRTKLYVVLSVVLCLLASALVAFFLFPRSVLVSDDGIKVVTVQFDRNNSKVFINMTSTLNISNPNFYTVSVDSLTSQVLYMKTVIGTQQLSNVLQIQPLSQRQVNFTVAMEISGSLSYVYTFCTMATIKVHNIVVFMQTSVKTSYMVRSAQNSLESYRYIDCGSNSTVHRALVLQLGAL, from the exons ATGGTGCAGCGTCCCGCCATGGGATCGTGTCAGTCCCACGGAGGGTTCCGGCCCCTGGCGGAGAGCAGCCGCACGGAGGGGGACAAAGACGACGATTCGCTGGACGGACAGGACAGGCAGGACGACATCGCGCAGTTCCCGTATGTGGAGTTCACCGGGAGGGACAGCATCACGTGTCCCACCTGCCAGGGCACCGGCCGGATCCCCACGG GGCAGGTGAACGAGTTGGTCGCATTGATCCCCTACAGCGATCAGAGACTGCGGCCGCAGAGAAC GAAGCTCTACGTGGTCCTCTCGGTGGTCCTGTGCCTGCTGGCCTCCGCGCTCGTGGCGTTCTTCCTCTTCCCCCGGTCAGTGCTGGTCAGCGACGACGGCATCAAGGTGGTGACGGTGCAATTCGACCGCAACAACAGCAAGGTCTTCATCAACATGACG AGCACCCTGAACATCAGCAACCCAAACTTCTACACCGTGTCAGTGGACAGCCTGACCAGCCAGGTCCTCTACATGAAGACCGTGATCGGGACCCAGCAGCTCAGCAACGTGCTGCAGATCCAGCCCCTCAGCCAGAGACAG GTGAATTTCACCGTCGCCATGGAGATCAGCGGCAGCCTGTCCTACGTCTA CACTTTCTGCACCATGGCAACCATCAAGGTGCACAACATCGTGGTCTTCATGCA gACCTCGGTGAAGACCTCCTACATGGTCCGCTCTGCGCAGAACTCCCTGGAATCTTATCGGTACATCGACTGCGGCTCCAACTCCACTGTGCA
- the LOC117401090 gene encoding calcitonin gene-related peptide type 1 receptor-like isoform X1 translates to MERGQLLWILLLPLVTEQVPAGALVSLEPLSAVSATPQSVVPMGVSRAQILSAQFECYLKILRDPPYRGDGPYCNRTWDGWMCWEDTPPGNKAVQFCPQYFQDFDPLEKVTKVCNEDGQWFRHPESNRTWSNYTLCSAFTRAKLKMAYSKYYLAITGHCLSLVSLFISLCIFFYFKSLSCQRISLHKNLFLSFILDSIVTIICLSAVANNHEHETHNTAGCKVLQFLYLYTMGCNYFWMLCEGIYLHTLIIVAVFVEEQQMCWYYILGWGFPLIPAVIHAVARLLFFNDNCWISAATHLLYIIHGPICVALLVNLFFLLNIVRVLITKLKVTHQAESSTYMKAVRATLILVPLLGIQFVLLPWKPEWRLAEEIYEYIMHIFMHYQGLLVATIFCFCNGERGPASTALVSCPGHCSPSQRAEWRHWACSPWECLPALQSLSFRTASWTLQGPCQPLTGPHPALQPLSSCCCL, encoded by the exons ATGGAGAGAGGACAGCTGCTGTGGATTCTGTTGTTGCCGCTGGTAACAGAG CAGGTTCCTGCGGGGGCGCTGGTGTCCTTGGAGCCGCTGTCAGCCGTGTCTGCCACCCCCCAGTCTGTGGTGCCCATGGGGGTGTCGAGGGCACAGATCCTGTCTGCCCAGTTCGAGTGCTACCTGAAGATCCTCAGGGACCCCCCCTACCGGGGAGACG GACCCTACTGTAACCGCACGTGGGATGGCTGGATGTGCTGGGAGGACACCCCGCCCGGGAACAAGGCTGTCCAGTTCTGCCCTCAATACTTCCAGGACTTCGATCCCTTGG AAAAGGTGACGAAGGTTTGTAATGAAGACGGACAGTGGTTTCGTCACCCGGAGAGTAACCGCACCTGGTCCAATTACACCCTGTGTTCTGCCTTCACCAGGGCCAAACTCAAG ATGGCATACAGCAAGTACTACCTGGCCATTACCGGACACTGCCTCTCTCTGGTATCCCTCTTCATCTCGCTCTGCATCTTCTTCTACTTCAA GAGTTTGAGTTGCCAGCGCATCTCTCTTCACAAGAACCTGTTCCTGTCCTTCATCCTCGACTCCATCGTCACCATCATCTGCCTTTCTGCCGTGGCTAATAACCACGAGCACGAGACTCACAACACG GCTGGCTGCAAGGTGCTGCAGTTTCTGTATCTCTACACCATGGGCTGTAACTACTTCTGGATGCTGTGTGAGGGGATCTACCTGCACACCCTCATCATCGTGGCCGTGTTCGTGGAGGAGCAGCAGATGTGCTGGTACTATATCCTGGGCTGGG GATTCCCTCTGATCCCAGCCGTCATCCATGCAGTGGCCAGACTGCTTTTCTTCAATGACAA CTGCTGGATCAGCGCTGCCACTCATCTCCTGTACATCATCCACGGACCGATCTGCGTGGCCCTGTTG GTGAACCTGTTTTTCCTGCTCAATATCGTGCGGGTCCTCATCACCAAGCTCAAGGTCACTCACCAGGCTGAGTCCAGCACTTACATGAAGGCTGTGCGAGCCACGCTCATCCTGGTACCCCTGCTGGGGATCCAGTTCGtcctgttgccatggaaaccggAGTGGCGACTGGCCGAGGAGATCTACGAGTACATCATGCACATCTTCATGCACTACCAG GGCCTGCTGGTCGCCACTATCTTCTGCTTCTGTAACGGAGAG CGTGGCCCGGCATCCACAGCCCTCGTTTCCTGTCCCGGGCATTGTTCCCCTTCCCAGAGGGCCGAGTGGCGGCACTGGGCCTGTTCTCCATGGGAGTGCCTTCCTGCGTTGCAAAGTCTTTCCTTCAGAACTGCCTCATGGACCCTGCAGGGACCCTGTCAGCCACTCACCGGTCCGCACCCTGCCCTGCAGCCATTATCCAGCTGCTGCTGTTTATAG
- the LOC117401013 gene encoding CST complex subunit STN1 — MDFEEEPPPKEWGLDPFFFMFAKLYIKDILELKPSKLGRKIHFYKSHPVTKVEILGAVVFKQEREKFICYGVDDGTGVIKCFCWKNSRQNKASDSGQSVGGLPMARQQQELQERSTLELGDLIRARGRVKTYREQMEVSAFSYCKVDDPTLEVQISWMREVPRLYRKYYDKPCLGSSAGKRPGDTGSDGPLTLSKLVALMVEQLREFLRESKVSTFSLQDLETVDSLVSVACRPLESTPTEEEAEIAASNAKRVRHVFTHAAQKLEEEGLAFVKKCYPVKVYQVTVKDQELLRVTRQIILADCKLPHNADQGCHFLSVFRSVTERFRSVNKAALRQVLDALELSSDIVSSTGSHYVAF, encoded by the coding sequence ATGGATTTTGAAGAGGAGCCCCCTCCAAAAGAATGGGGGCTGGATCCCTTTTTCTTTATGTTTGCCAAACTTTATATCAAAGACATTCTGGAACTGAAACCGTCCAAACTAGGTCGAAAAATTCATTTCTATAAATCGCATCCAGTAACCAAAGTGGAAATCCTGGGAGCTGTGGTCTTCAAGCAGGAACGGGAGAAGTTCATTTGCTATGGAGTGGACGACGGCACTGGAGTCATTAAGTGCTTTTGCTGGAAAAACAGCCGGCAGAATAAGGCTTCCGACTCGGGTCAGTCCGTCGGGGGCTTGCCCATGGCCagacagcagcaggagctgcaggaGCGCTCCACCCTGGAGCTCGGGGACCTAATCCGTGCCAGAGGACGCGTGAAAACTTACAGGGAGCAGATGGAAGTCTCGGCTTTTTCCTACTGCAAAGTGGACGACCCGACGCTTGAAGTTCAGATCTCCTGGATGAGGGAGGTTCCGCGGCTCTACAGGAAGTATTACGACAAGCCCTGCCTGGGTTCAAGCGCTGGGAAGAGACCGGGCGACACAGGCTCGGACGGACCTCTGACCTTGAGCAAGCTGGTGGCTTTGATGGTGGAGCAGCTCAGGGAGTTCCTGAGGGAAAGCAAAGTGTCCACGTTTAGTCTACAGGATCTGGAGACCGTGGACTCTCTGGTGTCAGTGGCCTGCCGCCCTCTTGAGAGCACCCCCACGGAGGAGGAAGCCGAAATAGCCGCCTCTAACGCGAAGCGAGTGCGCCACGTTTTCACGCACGCCGCTCAGAAACTGGAAGAAGAGGGTCTGGCCTTCGTGAAAAAATGCTACCCGGTGAAAGTCTACCAGGTCACAGTGAAGGACCAGGAACTTCTGAGAGTGACTCGGCAGATCATTCTCGCAGACTGCAAGCTGCCTCACAACGCTGACCAGGGCTGTCACTTCCTCTCTGTTTTCAGGAGCGTGACCGAACGGTTCCGGTCCGTGAACAAGGCCGCGCTGCGCCAGGTCCTCGACGCTCTGGAGCTGAGCAGTGACATCGTCAGCTCCACAGGCAGCCACTACGTGGCTTTCTGA